The sequence below is a genomic window from Marmota flaviventris isolate mMarFla1 chromosome 9, mMarFla1.hap1, whole genome shotgun sequence.
TCTCACCCTCACTCCCATCTTTATCACATGGACATGAACCAAAACATACATGGAAGACATGCTCAATCTATAGCCGAAGTTCTGCATTTTTGGGGGAACCAGTCTTACACCTTCGGGACTGATCCAATGAAGCAGTCAATGTGACTTCCATGCAATTTGTCCAGTAGGTAAGCAAATCAATTTGTGAAACAATTATGCAATCCAATGCACACAAAATGTGTAGAAAATCTTAAGAAATTAATAATCTAGGACCAAAGATAAGGACAGAACAAAGGAAATTCAAAGAATCATACTACAATGTAATCACACACATGAACTCAATCCCACACATGAGGGAATAGACTTAATGAAAGAGATGAGCTCAGCAACATACAGTACAGGGAGCAAATGAGTAATTTAAGGTGATCTTAGAGATGATTTGGGGTTGTGgcttttttttgtaaaatattatatatataaattaagtgTGCAGGTACTATTCTATTCAACATTTCTTTCTGAGCATAGCTATACATGTGCATAATTTTCCCTGTTGAGTTTTCCCAGACAATAAAGTCACTTAGATTTTTTTAACACTaatctgaataaaatttataaattttcatattatatacctaaaattaaaacaaacacatgACTCAGTTACAAATAATTTTCCACAATATATAATAGGTAGTTTACTATTATTCCTTAGTAACAAAATTACAAGAATGTGAAAGTCAAACTGAACAGGAATTGGGAAATAGTATAGAAAAACCACATCTTATAAAATTGACTATATTCATTTCTCAGAATACTGTCAGAagacagcaaatatttatttaaaaattaaatgaatttctaatcgataatagcagaaaatatatttgaaacccTTCTCAAAAAGACAAGGCAACTGAACTAGGCAATCATTGCagtatttaaaacaatatttcccatggctgtttttatttatttaaaaaaaatatgcttaacTATAATCTTAGAGTCTCTAAAACTAAAAGTTTTTGCTTCCTCATAGTACAGAAAAACCAAATGCTTCAAGATCACTGCATTATACAGGAGAACCCAAAAGCCCAAAACTGTGAAATGACTTGTACTTTTGGTTCACTCTTTCCCACAGATGAAGCATGAAGAGATACAAGCTGAAGACAATGTCTCCACAGTGGTGCAGTTTGTTCTGCTGGGATTTTCTGAACTTCCAAACCTCCAAGGCTTTCTACCTGGGGTGTTCTCCATCATTTACGTGGCTATCCTCATTGGGAACAGTCTCATAGTCATAATAACAAGGCTGGACCCTGCACTGCACAAacccatgtattttttcctggTACATTTTTCTATACTGGAAATCTGTTATGTTTCAGTCACTCTTCCAAGGATTCTGGTCAGCCTTTGGACCAAGGATAGAAGGATCTCCCTACTGAGCTGTGCCACCCAGTTGTGCTTCTTCCTTGTACTGGGAACTGCAGAATGTTTCTTTCTggctgtgatggcctatgaccgctatgtggccatctgcaacccTCTGCACTATCCTCTAGTCATGAACCCAAGGAAGTGCCATCAACTGGCCATTGGCTCCTGGCTCGGGGGGATGCCAGTCCAGATAGGGCAAACATGCCAGATATTCACTCTGCATTTCTGTTATTCTAACCAAATcaaccacttcttctgtgacatACCCCCCATTTTCAAGCTAGCCTGTGGGGACATCTCAGTGCATGAGCTGTCTGTCTATGTAGTAGTGATGTTGGCTGCTGTAGTCCCTTTTGTCTTGATACTAGCCTCTTATATCAAGATAATTGCCACCATTCTAAGGTTGCCAACAGCCCAAGGACGCACTAAGGCATTCTCCACTTGCTCCTCCCACTTGCTggttgtggttttattttttggaacagCTTCGATTACCTATTTCAGGCCCAAATCCAACCATTCTGCAGGAACTGACAAACTACTCTCTCTTTTCTACACCATAGTGACTCCCATGTTCAATCCTGTGATATACACCCTCAGGAACCAGGATGTGATTGCTGCACTCAAAagattatttcttaaaacataatgTCCTTAGTTACTTGAGGATGTTTTACCATATTTTCACAGCTATCAGAGATACATTTCAACTCTCTGCATTCTCCTTTTAAGAGGGCAATGCCTTCAAACttatgatatatt
It includes:
- the LOC139707083 gene encoding olfactory receptor 10AG1-like, encoding MKHEEIQAEDNVSTVVQFVLLGFSELPNLQGFLPGVFSIIYVAILIGNSLIVIITRLDPALHKPMYFFLVHFSILEICYVSVTLPRILVSLWTKDRRISLLSCATQLCFFLVLGTAECFFLAVMAYDRYVAICNPLHYPLVMNPRKCHQLAIGSWLGGMPVQIGQTCQIFTLHFCYSNQINHFFCDIPPIFKLACGDISVHELSVYVVVMLAAVVPFVLILASYIKIIATILRLPTAQGRTKAFSTCSSHLLVVVLFFGTASITYFRPKSNHSAGTDKLLSLFYTIVTPMFNPVIYTLRNQDVIAALKRLFLKT